The Tigriopus californicus strain San Diego chromosome 5, Tcal_SD_v2.1, whole genome shotgun sequence genome includes a region encoding these proteins:
- the LOC131881383 gene encoding viral IAP-associated factor homolog yields the protein MQNPNEDTEWNDILRQKGIIPDKPKEPEITEEDIVAMVEQTIDKKANGKTMDEMNLDELDELEDEEEEKVLEQYRLQRMAEIRALQAKSNYGDVREISANDYVQEVNQAGKGVWVVLHLYKQGVPLCALLNQYLSQISAKFPTVKFLKSISTTCIPNYPDKNLPTIFVYFEGELKTQIVGPMSFRGMNLTVEEFEFMLGRTGAVDTTITEDPKPKVKDVMFSSLKDGRNTQGDESSDENDW from the exons ATGCAGAACCCGAATGAAGATACGGAATGGAACGACATCCTCCGACAGAAGGGAATCATCCCAGACAAGCCCAAGGAGCCCGAAATCACGGAAGAGGACATCGTAGCCATGGTGGAGCAGACCATCGACAAGAAGGCCAATG GCAAGACCATGGACGAGATGAACCTAGATGAATTGGACGAGttggaggatgaagaggaagagaaggtCCTGGAGCAGTATCGTCTGCAACGCATGGCCGAAATCCGAGCTCTCCAGGCCAAGTCCAATTATGGGGATGTGCGCGAAATCTCGGCTAATGACTACGTCCAAGAGGTGAATCAGGCCGGGAAGGGCGTGTGGGTGGTGCTGCATCTCTACAAGCAGGGCGTGCCACTGTGCGCCCTGCTCAACCAATACCTCAGCCAGATATCCGCCAAATTCCCCACCGTCAAGTTTCTCAAGAGCATCTCCACCACGTGTATTCCCAACTACCCGGATAAGAATCTGCCCACCATCTTCGTCTACTTTGAAGGGGAGCTCAAGACCCAGATCGTGGGACCCATGAGCTTTCGAGGGATGAATCTGACCGTGGAAGAGTTCGAGTTCATGCTGGGTCGAACGGGGGCCGTGGACACGACCATCACGGAAGACCCCAAGCCCAAAGTCAAAGACGTCATGTTCTCCTCGTTGAAAGATGGGCGGAACACCCAGGGGGACGAGAGTAGCGATGAGAATGATTGGTAG